In Alicyclobacillus acidocaldarius subsp. acidocaldarius DSM 446, a single window of DNA contains:
- a CDS encoding putative holin-like toxin yields MNVAEALSLMIQFGSFVVTC; encoded by the coding sequence ATGAACGTAGCCGAAGCGCTGTCGCTGATGATCCAGTTTGGGTCATTTGTCGTTACCTGTTGA
- a CDS encoding PIN domain-containing protein — protein MLLRLITGDPPKQAEEVAQLAEYLDRGLVSLRVPAIVFAELCWVLESFYGKHPTEIAKVLEQLTEVKGLEIEEKEIVLEALRDFDEQHVDYIDAYIAAKARHSKCPTVLTWNQKHFRRLQVGHVTPGDVLRSGE, from the coding sequence GTGCTGTTGCGCCTGATAACCGGGGATCCGCCTAAGCAAGCCGAAGAAGTGGCGCAATTGGCTGAATATCTTGATCGTGGGCTCGTGTCTTTGCGCGTTCCGGCGATTGTTTTTGCTGAGTTGTGCTGGGTGCTGGAAAGCTTCTACGGGAAGCATCCAACAGAAATCGCGAAGGTGCTGGAGCAATTAACGGAAGTCAAAGGTCTTGAGATCGAGGAAAAGGAGATCGTACTCGAGGCGCTTCGCGACTTTGACGAACAACACGTGGACTATATCGACGCGTACATTGCCGCGAAAGCGCGACACAGTAAGTGTCCGACGGTTTTGACCTGGAACCAGAAACACTTTCGACGGTTACAGGTTGGCCATGTGACGCCGGGCGATGTCTTGCGCTCGGGTGAATGA
- a CDS encoding phage repressor protein — protein MQQTWAVFANGTQVRVFWVDGEPLFDAMGVCEAVGLRNVEKALRRLDDDEQGSVILEGLDGREEIHVVRESGMLRLSLVGKDEHARALQRWATREVLPSVIRTGRYGEPDIEQEQLQLQKATLLFNTLAMFRDRLFDETVQNLANAMADVLRG, from the coding sequence ATGCAACAGACTTGGGCAGTCTTCGCAAACGGTACCCAAGTGCGTGTCTTCTGGGTCGACGGCGAACCGCTGTTTGACGCTATGGGCGTGTGTGAGGCGGTGGGTCTTCGCAACGTCGAGAAGGCGCTTCGACGGTTGGATGACGATGAGCAGGGCAGTGTGATTCTCGAAGGTCTAGACGGACGTGAGGAGATCCATGTGGTACGCGAGTCGGGTATGCTGCGCCTGTCACTCGTCGGCAAGGATGAACACGCGCGGGCTCTTCAACGCTGGGCGACGCGCGAGGTCCTGCCGAGCGTGATCCGCACCGGACGGTACGGCGAACCCGACATCGAACAAGAGCAACTGCAACTGCAAAAGGCGACGCTCTTGTTCAATACGTTGGCGATGTTCCGAGATCGACTTTTCGACGAGACTGTCCAGAACTTGGCGAACGCGATGGCTGATGTTCTACGGGGGTGA
- a CDS encoding pyrrolo-quinoline quinone produces MRKFKTRMNTKAKKALAVAVVLTTAGALVSWPSPKAGAMQVAAPGAGQALAIATVNAAAQFGDSVWRTHENGIHESYFWGLTAFWPTVTDKKSGMVFHLGYGNSTPVEYNDTLYMAVPANNEGASDDPSAPGYLLSISLNPSTFGQVNWYRPVTGVSNSAPVIDKATGNVYLAAGDNLYGFQPDGSPIGLNGSSAPGFGGSSGSSTDQHNMYVSDPIDQNQVVGYPLYASAQNTGMSEDTIWVGSQNGYLYAFDASSLSLLYKIDIGSRIDGTPVLAYSVSGIPYIIIGTAYQAANKGGTGTLYVIDPTTGKIVSKFQTPSGAPVNGSVIQTAQGYIAWNDYDTDIYYGQLNDNGTISLLKSYWHVGGAGAYSALEAGYAGPSGTYILPVENKAEAAWVDFNNGTSGDIGLLGNAVGAPEISTSHIYVPDATGWVDVFDNSPSGLAGQTNQVANDFDLFNALQHGGQKLVNGAGAAVLTSDFEGMASNPYIGQSVPTFFQPTSGGLAIWQNDGGIYKTSPDYTSADPKDFSQPITLTYVGGDLPTILTNAPNNFDDTLTVQASANGGKNWTTLGTVETFSSGVLNKTITLPTDMLNKAIGITGWNANGPNTVIIKITATPGDLFGYEFESQDEKDIPSSYGQVTVKFPSSVATGYGSWICTNKHGCWDWEGGAIHLWVLQTMEAKTPLWGGKLGDALHGGAFTVYPMNKPSKYNTSRYVTVWAQIAPNWSYIGREFDAHLEAYVEIVKNVPYAYTYISGWTNATTTCVAQNAAGQCTATQSTPPQPIYSTIILHMNVPTVYHEVSPDVRLYWDGGKTNDDTQHLRFAWNIPVPDQGGPWVPCDQAYAGRWRMNPYSLTEWTTGYIDGNTWQQSPVCHADDPLESDWPKGKYPLGVPYPGAQMQWAPYDDLHNNGYQYEPSAGTEYAAWPPNWRVGADEYMPMIIVRAIGDWGDWTDPEITVWTPTVPNGWDQMYVVPGPTKIKVTPNNSK; encoded by the coding sequence ATGCGCAAGTTCAAGACGCGCATGAACACGAAAGCGAAGAAGGCGTTGGCGGTTGCGGTGGTGTTGACGACGGCGGGTGCGCTTGTGTCGTGGCCGAGCCCCAAGGCGGGAGCCATGCAAGTGGCGGCGCCTGGTGCCGGGCAAGCGCTCGCGATCGCCACTGTCAATGCCGCGGCGCAGTTCGGCGATTCGGTGTGGAGGACGCACGAGAACGGCATCCACGAGTCGTACTTCTGGGGTCTGACAGCCTTTTGGCCCACGGTGACGGACAAAAAGAGTGGCATGGTTTTTCATTTAGGGTACGGGAATTCGACCCCAGTTGAGTACAATGACACGTTGTACATGGCGGTTCCCGCGAATAACGAAGGAGCGTCGGACGATCCCAGTGCGCCTGGATATCTGTTATCAATCAGCCTGAATCCTTCAACCTTCGGGCAAGTGAATTGGTACCGTCCCGTCACCGGCGTCTCGAACAGCGCTCCGGTCATCGACAAGGCGACTGGAAATGTATACCTGGCAGCAGGTGACAATCTCTACGGCTTCCAGCCTGATGGAAGTCCGATTGGACTAAATGGTTCGTCTGCTCCTGGATTCGGTGGATCTTCTGGATCCTCCACTGATCAACACAATATGTATGTCAGCGATCCCATCGATCAAAACCAGGTCGTCGGCTATCCGCTCTACGCCTCGGCGCAGAACACGGGTATGAGCGAGGACACCATCTGGGTCGGCTCGCAGAACGGCTATCTGTACGCTTTCGACGCGAGCAGCTTGTCCTTGCTCTACAAGATTGACATCGGCAGCCGCATCGACGGCACGCCGGTCCTGGCGTACTCGGTGAGTGGGATCCCCTACATCATCATCGGCACGGCATACCAGGCGGCGAACAAGGGCGGCACAGGCACCTTGTACGTGATCGACCCGACGACGGGCAAGATCGTGTCGAAATTCCAGACACCCTCGGGCGCGCCGGTGAACGGTAGCGTAATCCAGACCGCGCAGGGCTACATTGCCTGGAACGACTACGACACGGACATCTATTACGGGCAACTCAACGACAACGGTACCATCTCGTTGTTGAAGAGCTATTGGCACGTGGGTGGCGCCGGTGCCTACTCTGCGCTGGAGGCGGGGTACGCCGGGCCGTCGGGGACCTACATCCTGCCGGTGGAGAACAAGGCCGAGGCGGCGTGGGTCGACTTCAACAACGGGACCTCGGGCGACATCGGGTTGTTAGGCAATGCGGTTGGTGCACCGGAGATCTCCACGAGTCACATCTACGTTCCGGACGCCACAGGTTGGGTCGACGTGTTTGACAACTCGCCGAGCGGGCTTGCGGGGCAGACCAACCAGGTAGCCAACGACTTCGATCTTTTCAATGCCTTGCAGCACGGTGGTCAAAAGCTGGTGAACGGTGCGGGCGCCGCAGTCTTAACGAGTGATTTCGAAGGCATGGCGTCCAACCCTTATATCGGTCAATCTGTGCCGACCTTCTTCCAGCCGACCAGCGGCGGGCTTGCGATCTGGCAAAACGACGGTGGCATCTACAAGACCTCCCCGGACTACACGTCTGCGGATCCGAAGGACTTTAGCCAGCCCATCACGTTGACATACGTGGGCGGGGACCTTCCGACGATCTTGACCAACGCGCCGAACAACTTTGATGACACGCTTACGGTTCAGGCGAGCGCCAACGGCGGTAAGAATTGGACAACGCTCGGCACGGTGGAGACCTTCTCGTCAGGCGTGCTGAACAAGACGATTACACTTCCGACGGACATGCTCAATAAGGCGATCGGGATCACGGGCTGGAACGCGAATGGTCCCAATACCGTAATCATCAAGATTACGGCGACTCCCGGAGACTTGTTTGGGTATGAATTCGAATCGCAGGACGAAAAGGATATTCCATCGTCGTATGGTCAGGTGACGGTGAAGTTCCCGTCGTCCGTGGCGACCGGATACGGTAGTTGGATCTGCACCAACAAACACGGATGCTGGGATTGGGAAGGCGGCGCTATCCACCTGTGGGTGCTTCAGACTATGGAGGCCAAAACCCCGCTTTGGGGCGGCAAGCTGGGTGACGCGCTGCACGGCGGAGCGTTCACAGTCTACCCAATGAACAAGCCGTCCAAGTACAACACAAGCCGGTACGTCACGGTGTGGGCGCAAATTGCGCCGAACTGGAGCTACATCGGTCGTGAATTTGACGCGCACCTTGAAGCCTATGTCGAGATCGTGAAGAACGTCCCGTACGCTTACACGTACATCAGCGGTTGGACGAACGCCACCACAACCTGTGTTGCCCAGAACGCAGCGGGTCAGTGCACGGCGACGCAGTCTACTCCGCCGCAGCCGATCTACAGCACGATCATCCTGCACATGAACGTGCCAACGGTCTACCACGAGGTCAGTCCCGACGTTCGTCTGTACTGGGACGGAGGCAAGACGAACGATGACACGCAGCATCTGAGGTTTGCGTGGAACATTCCGGTTCCGGATCAAGGCGGGCCTTGGGTGCCCTGTGATCAGGCTTATGCGGGGCGCTGGCGCATGAATCCGTACAGCCTCACCGAGTGGACGACCGGATATATTGACGGAAACACATGGCAGCAGTCTCCGGTGTGCCATGCCGACGATCCGCTGGAATCGGACTGGCCCAAAGGGAAGTATCCGCTCGGAGTGCCGTATCCGGGTGCGCAGATGCAATGGGCGCCCTACGATGACCTGCACAACAACGGCTATCAATACGAACCGAGCGCAGGCACGGAGTACGCTGCATGGCCACCCAACTGGCGCGTTGGAGCCGATGAGTACATGCCGATGATCATCGTTCGAGCTATTGGCGACTGGGGCGACTGGACGGATCCCGAGATCACGGTCTGGACGCCGACGGTGCCGAACGGATGGGATCAGATGTATGTAGTGCCTGGGCCGACTAAGATTAAAGTGACGCCGAACAACAGCAAGTGA
- a CDS encoding ParB N-terminal domain-containing protein — translation MSEMSIHRLKPHPKNVEYYADLDGEKYEELKRSIEVHGIRDPLKILPDGTILAGHQRYRIAKELGIEQVPVAIYDVSPEEAEYLLIADNEERRGEDNDPMRKARRAKFLKEYWGIRHGNNQRTSQIEKSYRDVAQAIGESVATTQRLLKLNDLIPELQALVSSGKLGTSAAEQLAYLSPEIQRSLYEALGEEIANRTFAETKELRRRLEEAELRDQETARLQAELAELREQGREEDRQKIEQLERRIRDLQAQSWRVVTLEQELSALRERGRKEDRERIAELEREIEELKNRPVERVEVVPDAVKQEIEAWKQRAVEIEQQKRELESKYQATEQLLARYEQKIQELRQGAPVVQLQVPPALQKIEDEHEVRVQRRKLYTKLERAVMDIWTVCHQAGGEVDWVVDEFYQQRRVGPNGMEGFEEVSAFMAKIVDTLRATQRPRLLK, via the coding sequence ATGAGCGAAATGAGTATCCATCGTCTCAAGCCGCATCCGAAAAACGTCGAATACTACGCGGATCTGGATGGGGAGAAGTACGAGGAGCTGAAGCGCAGCATCGAAGTCCACGGCATCCGGGATCCGTTGAAGATTCTTCCGGACGGCACGATCTTGGCGGGACACCAACGGTATCGGATCGCGAAGGAGCTCGGGATCGAGCAGGTACCGGTGGCGATCTACGATGTGTCGCCTGAAGAGGCAGAGTACCTGCTTATTGCCGACAACGAAGAACGACGCGGCGAGGACAATGATCCGATGAGGAAGGCCAGAAGGGCGAAGTTCCTTAAGGAGTACTGGGGCATCCGACATGGCAATAATCAGAGGACTTCTCAAATTGAGAAGTCCTACCGTGATGTCGCCCAGGCTATTGGTGAGAGTGTGGCGACGACGCAACGCTTATTGAAACTCAACGATCTTATCCCCGAACTCCAAGCTTTGGTCTCCTCCGGCAAGCTCGGCACCAGCGCCGCCGAACAGTTGGCGTACCTAAGCCCAGAGATCCAGCGTAGCTTGTACGAGGCGTTGGGAGAGGAGATCGCGAACCGGACGTTCGCGGAGACCAAGGAGTTGCGCAGGCGACTCGAAGAGGCTGAGCTACGCGACCAGGAGACGGCGCGTTTGCAGGCGGAACTCGCGGAGTTACGTGAGCAAGGGCGCGAAGAAGATCGCCAGAAGATTGAGCAGTTGGAACGTCGAATTCGGGATCTCCAGGCTCAGAGTTGGCGCGTGGTCACGCTGGAGCAGGAGTTATCCGCGTTGCGGGAGCGCGGGCGGAAAGAGGATCGCGAGCGAATTGCCGAGTTGGAGCGGGAGATCGAGGAATTGAAGAATCGGCCCGTAGAGCGCGTCGAAGTGGTGCCGGATGCAGTGAAGCAAGAGATCGAGGCGTGGAAGCAACGGGCGGTGGAGATCGAGCAGCAAAAACGAGAGCTGGAGTCGAAGTATCAAGCGACCGAACAGTTGCTGGCGCGTTACGAGCAAAAGATCCAGGAGCTGCGCCAAGGCGCGCCGGTCGTACAACTCCAAGTGCCGCCTGCGCTGCAAAAGATCGAAGATGAACACGAAGTGCGCGTTCAACGTCGCAAGCTCTATACGAAGTTGGAACGCGCGGTCATGGACATTTGGACGGTCTGTCATCAGGCAGGCGGTGAGGTGGACTGGGTTGTGGACGAGTTCTATCAACAACGACGAGTCGGGCCAAACGGCATGGAGGGATTTGAGGAAGTCAGCGCGTTTATGGCCAAAATCGTCGACACGCTCCGCGCCACTCAGCGACCGAGGTTGTTGAAATGA
- a CDS encoding AbrB/MazE/SpoVT family DNA-binding domain-containing protein: MTAFSTLSRKGQTVIPAEIRRLLGAEPGDHIVFEVVDGEVRLRVAKRKSLRSLLGSLPGTGPEDISVVRKAAYASKAREKYLNGDASAGE; the protein is encoded by the coding sequence ATGACGGCATTCAGCACGTTGTCTCGCAAGGGGCAAACGGTGATTCCCGCCGAGATACGACGCTTGTTGGGCGCAGAGCCGGGTGACCACATTGTGTTCGAAGTGGTGGACGGAGAAGTTCGATTGCGTGTGGCCAAACGGAAGTCATTGCGTTCTTTGCTTGGGAGTTTACCAGGCACTGGTCCGGAGGACATCAGTGTAGTACGAAAGGCGGCTTATGCCTCCAAGGCTAGGGAGAAATACTTAAACGGAGACGCGAGCGCCGGTGAGTAA